In 'Nostoc azollae' 0708, the following are encoded in one genomic region:
- a CDS encoding DUF7219 family protein encodes MNTQSDFLCEFCDFLYTCHPYNGQLTAGYLLFNGHLQEFSQRLKYICNLHSGGTIPPEEAYKEIH; translated from the coding sequence ATGAATACTCAATCTGATTTTCTCTGTGAATTCTGTGATTTTCTGTATACTTGTCATCCCTATAATGGTCAATTAACGGCAGGATATTTATTATTTAATGGACATCTTCAAGAGTTTTCTCAACGACTAAAGTACATTTGCAATTTGCACAGTGGTGGTACAATTCCTCCAGAGGAAGCTTACAAAGAAATTCATTGA
- a CDS encoding metal ABC transporter solute-binding protein, Zn/Mn family — MTDTRLNNLTEYIQQAKLPTVFADTTTNPILLEPIAKEANMKLFSRQIYIDGLSEPGSDGETYQKMMDANTHSIVEGLGGTDLKFDPNLAK, encoded by the coding sequence TTGACAGATACAAGACTAAACAATTTAACTGAATATATTCAACAAGCAAAACTACCGACAGTTTTTGCAGATACAACAACTAACCCCATTTTACTTGAGCCAATTGCTAAAGAAGCAAATATGAAACTTTTCTCCAGACAAATTTATATTGATGGACTTAGTGAACCTGGTAGTGACGGAGAGACCTATCAAAAAATGATGGATGCTAATACGCACAGTATTGTGGAAGGATTGGGTGGAACTGATTTAAAATTTGATCCTAATCTTGCTAAGTAG
- the petL gene encoding cytochrome b6-f complex subunit PetL — MAVVEYIVFLGVFMGIAVGLLFGLRSAKII; from the coding sequence ATGGCTGTAGTTGAATATATTGTATTTTTAGGCGTGTTTATGGGTATAGCTGTAGGTTTGCTATTTGGTCTGCGTTCTGCCAAGATCATTTAA